From the genome of Salipiger abyssi:
ATGGTGCCGGAAAACCGATCGGGGCTGCGCGCGTCGACCACCTGCGCGCCCTGCTCCAGCGCGTCGCGGATCTCTTCCCAGCCGGCGATGCCGCGCGGCTGGTTGCGGATCGGGAAGAAGGCGGGCTCCGGCGTCTCGGGCGCACCCTGGGCGATGGGCCGGCCTTCGGCCTTCCAGCGCTTCCAGCCGCCGTTGAGGATGCGCACCCGGTCGTGGCCGAAGCTGCGGAACATCCACCAGACCCGGGCCGAGACATAGCTGTCGTCATAGAGCACGATCTGACAGCCCGCGTCGATGCCGAGCGCGCCCACATAGGTGCCGAAATGCGCGCCCGAGGGCATCATGTTGGGATGCGGGCTGTCGGGGTCCGACGCCCGGTCGAGATCGAAGAACTGCGCGCCGGGGATATGCGCCGCCTCGAAATCGGTGCGGGGGTTGCGCCCGGCCTCGGGGATTGCCCAGGAACAGTCCAGCACCCGCAGGTTTTCTGTGCCGAGCCGCGCTTCGAGCGCGTCGGGTTCGATCAGGAAGGCATCGCTCATGCCGGCACCCCCGCGGTGACGCGCAGCGCGCTGCCCTCGATCCCGGTGAGTGGCGCGGCCACGCCGGAGAGCCTTATGCCGGTGCAGCCGCCGGTCCGCGCGGTGCCAAGCCCCTGCGGGTCGAGCGGCACGAAGCGCAGCGACTGGCCCGGCGCGACGGTCAGCCGCGCCCCCAGCGGCTGCGGCAGCCCGGCCAGCGCCGCGACACGACGGGCGGAGCCCTCCGGATCGGTGGCGGCGACGGTCAGCTCGGCGATGCCGGTGGCGCCGTTGGCATGCGGCACGGCGGCGGGGATGCGCAGAGTGCGACCCTCCACATCCTCGATCAGGAAGGGCAGGGCGTCGTCGCCGCCGGCGCCGATGCCGGTCAGCAGCAGGCGCAGCGCCCAGTGGCCGCCCTCCACATCGTTGGCCACGTCATGGGTGGCGCCCAGCGTCACCCCCGCCGCCGCGCCGAACGCGCTGGCCTTGTCCACCGAGGGCACGGTGAGCGACCAGTCGCCGGGGCCTTCGGTCTCGGCCAGGATCGGCCCGAGCCGGTGGCTGGCGGCGCCTTCGGGGGTGAAGGCGGTGAGCAGCAGATAGCTGCCGTCGGCGAAACAGACGAAGCGATAGCTCGCGCCGCCTTT
Proteins encoded in this window:
- a CDS encoding VOC family protein, whose translation is MTTPIDHIVLLVHDLAAATATFQAAGFSVSTRKDATQKGGASYRFVCFADGSYLLLTAFTPEGAASHRLGPILAETEGPGDWSLTVPSVDKASAFGAAAGVTLGATHDVANDVEGGHWALRLLLTGIGAGGDDALPFLIEDVEGRTLRIPAAVPHANGATGIAELTVAATDPEGSARRVAALAGLPQPLGARLTVAPGQSLRFVPLDPQGLGTARTGGCTGIRLSGVAAPLTGIEGSALRVTAGVPA
- a CDS encoding sulfurtransferase: MSDAFLIEPDALEARLGTENLRVLDCSWAIPEAGRNPRTDFEAAHIPGAQFFDLDRASDPDSPHPNMMPSGAHFGTYVGALGIDAGCQIVLYDDSYVSARVWWMFRSFGHDRVRILNGGWKRWKAEGRPIAQGAPETPEPAFFPIRNQPRGIAGWEEIRDALEQGAQVVDARSPDRFSGTMDSGYPGVAGGHMPGAVNLPWQVMLPQSGDFTFLPPADAEAAFRAAGIDPSQPVLSTCGSGVTAAILVFQLARLGRAARLYDGSWHEWGQRDDLPRISEGVS